Proteins from a single region of Streptomyces spinoverrucosus:
- the mca gene encoding mycothiol conjugate amidase Mca codes for MAVHAHPDDESSKGAATMAKYVSEGVDVLVVTCTGGERGSILNPKLQGDKYVEEHIHEVRKREMDEAREILGVQQEWLGFVDSGLPEGDPLPPLPEGCFALEDVDKAAGELVKKIRSFRPQVITTYDENGGYPHPDHIMTHKISMVAFEGAADTEKYPESEYGPAYQPLKVYYNQGFNRPRTEALHQAMLDRGLESPYGEWLKRWDEFGTKDRTLTTHVPCADFFEIRDKALIAHATQIDPDGGWFRVPLELQREVWPTEEYELAKSLVDTSLPEDDLFAGIRDNA; via the coding sequence ATGGCCGTCCACGCGCACCCCGACGACGAGTCGAGCAAGGGCGCGGCCACCATGGCGAAGTACGTGTCCGAGGGGGTGGACGTGCTGGTGGTGACCTGCACGGGCGGGGAGCGCGGCTCCATCCTCAATCCCAAGCTGCAGGGCGACAAGTACGTCGAGGAGCACATCCACGAGGTACGCAAGAGAGAGATGGACGAGGCGCGCGAGATCCTCGGCGTCCAGCAGGAGTGGCTCGGCTTCGTCGACTCCGGCCTGCCCGAGGGCGACCCGCTGCCGCCGCTGCCGGAGGGCTGCTTCGCCCTGGAGGACGTCGACAAGGCGGCCGGTGAGCTGGTGAAGAAGATCCGCTCCTTCCGGCCCCAGGTGATCACCACCTACGACGAGAACGGTGGTTACCCGCACCCCGACCACATCATGACCCACAAGATCTCGATGGTGGCGTTCGAGGGCGCGGCGGACACCGAGAAGTACCCGGAGTCCGAGTACGGACCGGCGTACCAGCCGCTGAAGGTGTACTACAACCAGGGCTTCAACCGCCCGCGCACCGAGGCGCTGCACCAGGCCATGCTCGACCGAGGCCTGGAGTCGCCCTACGGGGAGTGGCTCAAGCGCTGGGACGAATTCGGCACCAAGGACCGCACGCTCACCACACACGTCCCGTGCGCGGACTTCTTCGAGATCCGCGACAAGGCGCTGATCGCGCACGCCACGCAGATCGACCCCGACGGGGGCTGGTTCCGGGTGCCGCTGGAGCTCCAGAGGGAGGTCTGGCCGACCGAGGAGTACGAGCTCGCGAAGTCCCTCGTGGATACCTCCCTCCCCGAGGACGACCTCTTTGCGGGCATCCGCGACAATGCCTGA
- a CDS encoding DUF4307 domain-containing protein: MSTASTRLPEGRYGRSSDERADRTLKVVGVTLGALLIAVIGYFAYHYIAQNKISAEVISFDLSDEAVKVKLAVEKDAGASGYCTVRSQAADGAEVGRADFRFDGDATRITEMVTLRTTAPGTTAELLGCHAD, from the coding sequence ATGAGCACGGCGAGCACGCGACTGCCTGAGGGCCGTTACGGCCGCTCCTCGGACGAGCGCGCCGACCGCACCCTCAAGGTCGTCGGCGTGACCCTTGGCGCGCTGCTCATCGCCGTGATCGGATATTTCGCCTACCACTACATCGCCCAGAACAAGATCAGCGCAGAAGTGATCAGCTTCGATCTGTCTGACGAGGCGGTGAAGGTGAAGCTGGCGGTCGAGAAGGACGCGGGCGCCTCCGGCTACTGCACGGTCCGCTCCCAGGCGGCCGACGGTGCCGAGGTCGGCCGGGCCGACTTCCGCTTCGACGGGGACGCCACCCGGATCACCGAGATGGTCACGCTGCGCACCACGGCGCCGGGCACCACGGCGGAGCTGCTGGGCTGCCACGCCGACTGA
- the greA gene encoding transcription elongation factor GreA, with protein MTQTSENVTWLTQEAYNKLKDELEYLTGPARTEIAAKIAAAREEGDLRENGGYHAAKEEQGKQELRVRQLTQLLENAKVGEAPTSTDGAVAPGMVVTIAFDGDEDDTLTFLLASREYASADIETYSPQSPLGAGVIGHKVGEDAEYELPNGKKASVKILKAEPYSA; from the coding sequence GTGACCCAGACCAGCGAGAACGTCACCTGGCTGACCCAGGAGGCGTACAACAAGCTCAAGGATGAGCTTGAGTACCTTACTGGTCCTGCGCGCACGGAGATCGCCGCCAAGATTGCGGCCGCGCGCGAGGAGGGCGACCTGCGCGAGAACGGCGGGTACCACGCTGCCAAGGAGGAGCAGGGCAAGCAGGAGCTTCGCGTCCGCCAGCTGACCCAGCTCCTGGAGAACGCCAAGGTCGGCGAGGCGCCGACCTCGACGGACGGTGCCGTGGCGCCCGGCATGGTCGTGACGATCGCCTTCGACGGTGACGAGGACGACACGCTGACGTTCCTGCTCGCCTCGCGCGAGTACGCGAGCGCCGACATCGAGACCTACTCGCCGCAGTCCCCCCTGGGGGCCGGCGTGATCGGGCACAAGGTCGGCGAGGACGCGGAGTACGAGCTGCCGAACGGCAAGAAGGCCTCGGTGAAGATCCTGAAGGCCGAGCCGTACAGCGCCTGA
- a CDS encoding ABC transporter permease: protein MSAVTDAAPRAARPHPLGQSVRDSLVVAKRNLIRMSRIPEMIIFGLFQPIMFVVLFSYVFGGSMNIGGTTDSAVYREFLMAGIFAQTVTFATAGAGAGIAEDMHKGLVDRFRSLPMARGAVLTGRTLADLVQTALTLLVLAIVALLVGWRTHTNVGEVLAAFGLLLLMGYAFTWIGALIGLSVRTPEAATSGGLVWLFPVTFVSNAFVDSSRMTPWLRHIAEWNPFSATVQACRELFGNPGVSNSGAWPMEHPVWASLIYSALIIVIFRTLAVRKYRSATA, encoded by the coding sequence GTGAGTGCCGTCACCGACGCCGCACCCCGGGCCGCGCGCCCGCACCCGCTCGGCCAGTCCGTCCGGGACTCCCTGGTCGTCGCCAAGCGCAACCTGATCCGGATGTCCCGGATCCCTGAGATGATCATTTTCGGGCTGTTCCAGCCAATCATGTTCGTGGTGCTGTTCAGCTATGTGTTCGGCGGCTCCATGAACATCGGCGGCACCACGGACTCCGCCGTCTACCGCGAGTTCCTGATGGCGGGCATCTTCGCCCAGACCGTCACCTTCGCCACGGCCGGCGCGGGCGCGGGCATCGCCGAGGACATGCACAAGGGGCTGGTCGACCGCTTCCGCTCGCTGCCCATGGCCCGCGGGGCTGTGCTGACCGGACGCACCCTCGCCGACCTGGTGCAGACGGCGCTCACCCTGCTGGTGCTCGCGATAGTCGCCCTGCTGGTCGGCTGGCGCACCCACACCAACGTCGGCGAGGTGCTCGCCGCGTTCGGGCTGCTGCTGCTCATGGGATATGCGTTCACCTGGATCGGCGCGCTGATCGGCCTGTCCGTGCGGACGCCCGAGGCGGCCACGTCCGGCGGGCTGGTCTGGCTCTTCCCGGTCACCTTCGTCTCGAACGCGTTCGTGGACTCCAGCCGGATGACGCCCTGGCTGCGGCACATCGCCGAGTGGAACCCGTTCAGCGCCACGGTCCAGGCGTGCCGAGAGCTCTTCGGCAACCCCGGGGTCTCCAACTCGGGCGCCTGGCCCATGGAGCACCCGGTCTGGGCCTCACTGATCTACTCGGCCCTGATCATCGTCATATTCCGGACCCTGGCGGTGCGCAAGTACCGCTCGGCGACGGCGTGA
- a CDS encoding ATP-binding cassette domain-containing protein: MPGAIYAEGLVKTFGDVRALDGVDLDVPEGTVLGLLGPNGAGKTTTVRCLTTLLRPDSGRAVVAGIDVVEHPDQVRRSIGLSGQFAAVDEYLTGRENLQMVGQLYQMSAKAAKARAGELLDQFNLADAADRPAKTYSGGMRRRLDLAAALVVSPPVMFMDEPTTGLDPRNRQQLWEVIKQLVSGGTTLLLTTQYLEEADHLAHDIAVVDHGRVIARGTSDQLKARTGGERVEVVVHEREHMTAAAEVLAGFGKGDTSVEEHTRKLTVPVTGGAKLLAEVIRELDTRGIEIDDIGLRRPTLDDVFLSLTGHVAETKDEEQGDESGTSADARGRKRKKESVK, encoded by the coding sequence GCGTCGACCTCGATGTCCCCGAGGGCACTGTCCTCGGCCTGCTCGGGCCCAACGGCGCGGGCAAGACGACGACGGTCCGCTGTCTGACGACCCTGTTGCGCCCCGACAGCGGCCGTGCCGTCGTCGCGGGCATCGACGTAGTCGAGCATCCCGACCAGGTGCGGCGCTCCATCGGCCTGTCCGGCCAGTTCGCCGCCGTCGACGAATACCTCACCGGCCGGGAGAACCTGCAGATGGTCGGCCAGCTCTACCAGATGAGCGCGAAGGCCGCGAAGGCCCGCGCGGGCGAGCTGCTCGACCAGTTCAACCTCGCGGACGCCGCCGACCGGCCCGCCAAGACCTACTCCGGAGGCATGCGCCGCCGGCTCGACCTGGCCGCGGCGCTGGTGGTCTCACCGCCCGTGATGTTCATGGACGAGCCGACGACCGGCCTCGACCCGCGCAACCGCCAGCAGCTGTGGGAGGTCATCAAGCAGCTCGTCTCCGGCGGTACGACACTGCTGCTGACCACGCAGTATCTGGAAGAGGCCGACCATCTCGCGCACGACATCGCGGTGGTCGACCACGGCCGGGTGATCGCCCGCGGCACCTCCGACCAGCTCAAGGCCCGCACCGGCGGCGAGCGCGTCGAGGTCGTGGTGCACGAGCGCGAGCACATGACGGCCGCCGCCGAGGTGCTGGCCGGATTCGGCAAGGGCGACACAAGCGTCGAGGAACACACCCGCAAGCTCACCGTCCCCGTCACCGGCGGTGCCAAGCTCCTCGCCGAGGTGATCCGCGAGCTGGACACCCGAGGCATCGAGATAGACGACATCGGCCTGCGCCGCCCGACCCTCGACGACGTGTTCCTTTCCCTTACGGGACACGTCGCCGAGACCAAGGACGAGGAGCAGGGCGACGAGAGCGGTACGTCCGCCGACGCCAGGGGCCGCAAGCGCAAGAAGGAGTCCGTCAAGTGA